The Toxorhynchites rutilus septentrionalis strain SRP chromosome 3, ASM2978413v1, whole genome shotgun sequence genome includes a region encoding these proteins:
- the LOC129775905 gene encoding protein transport protein Sec61 subunit alpha — protein sequence MGIKFLEIIKPFCSILPEIAKPERKIQFREKVLWTAITLFIFLVCCQIPLFGIMSSDSADPFYWIRVILASNRGTLMELGISPIVTSGLIMQLLAGAKIIEVGDTPKDRALFNGAQKLFGMVITIGQAIVYVMTGMYGDPAEIGAGVCMLIIIQLFVAGLIVLLLDELLQKGYGLGSGISLFIATNICETIVWKAFSPATVNTGRGTEFEGAVIALFHLLATRQDKVRGLREAFYRQNLPNLMNLLATVLVFAVVIYFQGFRVDLPIKSARYRGQYSSYPIKLFYTSNIPIILQSALVSNLYVISQMLAVKFHGNFLINMLGVWADVGGGGPARSYPIGGLCYYLSPPESLGHIVSDPVHAVLYIVFMLGSCAFFSKTWIDVSGSSAKDVAKQLKEQQMVMRGHRENSMIHELNRYIPTAAAFGGLCIGALSVIADFMGAIGSGTGILLAVTIIYQYFEIFVKEQSEMGGMGTLLF from the exons ATGGGAA TAAAATTCTTGGAAATTATCAAACCTTTCTGCAGTATTCTGCCCGAAATCGCGAAACCGGAGCGGAAGATCCAGTTCCGGGAGAAGGTACTATGGACCGCAATTACGCTCTTTATTTTCCTCGTCTGCTGCCAGATCCCACTGTTCGGTATCATGAGCTCGGACTCTGCTGACCCTTTCTACTGGATCCGTGTCATTCTTGCGTCCAATCGAGGCACCTTGATGGAGCTGGGCATCTCACCGATTGTCACCTCCGGATTAATTATGCAACTGCTGGCAGGTGCAAAGATCATCGAGGTCGGTGACACTCCTAAGGATCGCGCTTTGTTCAACGGAGCGCAGAAACTGTTCGGTATGGTGATAACCATCGGGCAAGCGATTGTTTACGTCATGACTGGAATGTACGGAGACCCAGCGGAGATCGGAGCCGGAGTGTGTATGTTGATCATCATTCAACTCTTCGTGGCCGGATTGATTGTGCTACTGTTGGATGAGCTGCTCCAGAAGGGGTACGGATTGGGCTCTGGAATCTCGCTCTTCATTGCGACGAATATTTGCGAAACCATTGTTTGGAAAGCTTTCTCTCCTGCCACCGTCAACACTGGACGAGGAACTGAATTTGAGGGTGCCGTCATCGCTCTATTCCATCTGCTTGCTACCCGTCAGGATAAAGTGCGAGGTCTTCGGGAAGCTTTCTACCGCCAGAATCTGCCGAATTTGATGAATCTCCTGGCAACCGTGCTGGTATTTGCAGTGGTGATATACTTCCAAGGCTTCCGTGTCGATTTACCGATCAAATCTGCCCGCTATCGCGGCCAATACAGTAGCTACCCAATTAAACTGTTCTACACGTCCAACATCCCGATCATCCTGCAGTCCGCGCTGGTCTCCAACTTGTATGTCATCTCGCAAATGCTCGCCGTCAAGTTCCACGGTAATTTCCTGATCAACATGCTCGGCGTTTGGGCCGATGTTGGAGGTGGTGGCCCCGCTCGCTCCTACCCCATCGGAGGACTCTGCTACTATCTTTCCCCACCGGAATCGCTCGGACATATTGTTTCCGACCCTGTCCACGCCGTTCTGTACATTGTGTTCATGTTGGGCTCGTGCGCCTTTTTCTCGAAAACCTGGATCGACGTTTCCGGCAGCTCGGCAAAGGATGTCGCCAAGCAGCTTAAGGAGCAGCAGATGGTGATGCGAGGTCACCGCGAGAATTCCATGATCCACGAGCTGAACCGATACATCCCGACGGCCGCTGCCTTCGGAGGGCTCTGCATTGGAGCGCTGTCCGTGATAGCCGATTTCATGGGCGCCATTGGCTCCGGAACTGGTATCCTGCTGGCGGTCACCATCATCTATCAGTACTTTGAGATTTTCGTTAAGGAGCAGAGCGAAATGGGCGGAATGGGAACGTTACTGTTTTAA
- the LOC129777611 gene encoding uncharacterized protein LOC129777611: protein MNDQLVNIKLVEEIQRHPMLYNPRHPEHSERKDAWNVVSKKVNMPVSQCKARWKNLRVVFARHMKPKKNGRPRKAYYLQEALQFAVPYMKIQTGTASQISKPPEQEEEDHVKFEEYELELSASSRQTTPSPSPSPPSPHSAPTINASQKLPQSLNITQTKRVSLNDRVENTFTEYSSQGAEPTSSSLEPADQDLKAEGLRMFLLSMLPDLLKMSDGQVRQFKRKALDAIDDILSTRPTDRSRQSFPCQYTTRSPAERHPEVIDEALFGV from the exons ATGAACGATCAACTAGTGAATATTAAATTAGTGGAAGAAATACAAAGGCATCCTATGCTGTATAACCCAAGACATCCAGAACACTCGGAAAGAAAGGATGCTTGGAATGTGGTTTCGAAAAAAGTGAATATGCCAG TTTCACAATGTAAGGCGAGGTGGAAGAACCTACGTGTGGTCTTTGCGCGACACATGAAACCTAAAAAGAACGGAAGGCCGAGAAAGGCATATTATCTTCAGGAGGCATTGCAGTTTGCCGTGCCATATATGAAGATACAGACGGGGACAGCAAGCCAAATATCCAAACCACCagagcaagaagaagaagaccacGTGAAATTTGAGGAATATGAATTGGAATTATCTGCATCTTCCCGACAGACAACGCCGTCTCCATCGCCGTCACCACCATCTCCACATTCAGCTCCAACTATAAATGCATCTCAAAAACTGCCTCAGTCCTTAAATATAACTCAAACCAAGCGTGTCTCGCTGAACGACAGGGTAGAAAATACGTTCACGGAATACAGCAGTCAAGGTGCGGAACCCACAAGCAGCTCTTTAGAACCGGCAGACCAGGATCTAAAAGCGGAAGGGTTAAGAATGTTTCTTCTCAGTATGCTACCAGATCTTCTGAAAATGTCCGATGGTCAGGTGCGACAATTTAAGCGCAAAGCTCTGGATGCTATTGATGACATCCTGTCAACACGACCCACGGATCGTTCGCGACAGTCATTCCCTTGCCAATATACAACACGCTCACCAGCGGAGCGTCATCCGGAAGTGATTGATGAGGCACTTTTTGGAGTTTAG
- the LOC129774879 gene encoding uncharacterized protein LOC129774879: MHFKRRGIWFREKLICQERWKNLRVVFARHMKPKQDGRPRKAYYLQEALQFAVPYMKALAGTASQISTPPEQQEEEDNVKFEEYELELSATSRQTTPSPSPSPPPSHSAPTINVSQKPPQSLNITQTKLISQNDRVEKTFTEYSSQGVEPTSSSSDPVDQNLKAEGLKMFLLSMLPDLLKMSDGQVRRFKRKALDAVDDILSTRPTDRSQQSFPSQYTTRSPSECHTEVIDETLFGV; encoded by the exons ATGCACTTCAAAAGGCGTGGAATTTGGTTTCGAGAAAAGTTAATATGCCAG GAGAGGTGGAAGAACCTACGTGTAGTCTTTGCGCGACACATGAAACCTAAACAGGACGGAAGGCCGAGAAAGGCATATTATCTTCAGGAGGCGTTGCAGTTTGCCGTGCCGTACATGAAGGCATTGGCGGGGACAGCAAGTCAAATATCCACACCACCAGAgcaacaagaagaagaagacaacgTGAAATTTGAGGAATATGAATTGGAATTATCTGCAACTTCCCGACAGACAACGCCGTCCCCATCGCCGTCACCACCACCGTCACATTCAGCTCCAACTATAAATGTATCTCAAAAACCGCCTCAGTCCTTAAATATAACGCAAACCAAGCTCATCTCGCAAAACGACAGAGTAGAAAAAACGTTCACGGAATACAGCAGTCAAGGTGTGGAGCCCACAAGCAGCTCTTCAGACCCCGTAGATCAGAATCTAAAAGCGGAAGGGTTGAAAATGTTTCTTCTTAGTATGCTACCAGATCTTCTGAAAATGTCCGATGGTCAGGTGCGACGATTCAAGCGCAAAGCTCTGGATGCTGTTGATGACATTCTGTCAACCCGACCCACGGATCGTTCGCAACAGTCATTCCCATCCCAATACACAACACGCTCACCATCGGAGTGTCATACGGAAGTGATTGATGAGACACTTTTTGGAGTTTAG